A portion of the Luteimonas galliterrae genome contains these proteins:
- a CDS encoding two-component system sensor histidine kinase NtrB, with protein sequence MHYIGAMPSDASVPPSLDRLTTPLVWADASGRIGGSNAAFARWLGISVRRLVDQPLAALELDGDALRRALSAATSADAEPLRLRRIELAYLGGEPRFADAWLTRGEDGGWLLEAHPVDEFPGDDPAIALPGALSAALKGLAHELRNPLAGLKGAAQLLARRSQDAAGHFDDNSRELTGLIESEVERLTQLLDRLLSPMPAAPHAPLNIHATLERVLRLAETDAGWAVRLVRDYDPSLPELSGDADRLTQATWNLVRNAIEAGAANITLRTRAEHGVRIGDALQALALRMEIIDDGRGVPEDLTERLFLPLVSGRADGSGLGLALAQQIAREHRGSLTYRSRPGHTVFTLLLPMPADEARADG encoded by the coding sequence ATGCACTATATTGGTGCAATGCCGTCCGACGCGTCCGTCCCTCCCTCTCTTGATCGCCTGACTACCCCGCTGGTCTGGGCCGATGCGTCCGGCCGCATCGGCGGCAGCAACGCGGCATTCGCGCGTTGGCTCGGCATCAGCGTGCGGCGCCTGGTCGATCAGCCGCTGGCCGCGCTGGAACTGGACGGCGATGCGCTGCGCCGCGCCTTGTCCGCGGCAACGTCGGCCGATGCCGAGCCGTTGCGCCTGCGCCGCATCGAACTGGCCTATCTGGGCGGCGAGCCGCGCTTCGCCGACGCCTGGCTGACGCGCGGCGAGGACGGCGGCTGGCTGCTGGAAGCGCATCCGGTGGACGAATTTCCGGGCGACGATCCGGCGATCGCGCTGCCGGGAGCGCTGTCGGCGGCGCTGAAGGGGCTCGCCCACGAATTGCGCAATCCGCTGGCGGGCTTGAAGGGCGCGGCGCAACTGCTGGCGCGGCGCAGCCAGGATGCGGCCGGCCATTTCGACGACAATTCGCGTGAGCTGACCGGGCTGATCGAATCGGAAGTCGAGCGCCTGACGCAGTTGCTCGACCGCCTGCTGTCGCCGATGCCGGCCGCTCCGCATGCGCCGCTCAACATCCACGCCACGCTCGAGCGCGTGCTGCGCCTGGCCGAAACCGATGCCGGTTGGGCGGTGCGTCTGGTGCGCGATTACGACCCCAGCCTGCCGGAGCTGTCCGGCGATGCCGACCGCCTCACCCAAGCGACGTGGAACCTGGTGCGCAACGCGATCGAAGCCGGCGCCGCCAACATCACGCTGCGCACCCGCGCCGAGCACGGCGTGCGCATCGGCGATGCGTTGCAGGCGCTGGCGTTGCGGATGGAAATCATCGACGACGGCCGCGGCGTGCCCGAAGACCTGACCGAGCGACTGTTCCTGCCGCTGGTCAGCGGCCGCGCCGATGGGAGCGGACTTGGCCTCGCGCTCGCACAGCAAATCGCGCGCGAGCACCGCGGTTCGCTGACCTATCGTTCGCGGCCGGGGCACACCGTATTCACGCTGCTATTGCCGATGCCGGCCGACGAGGCACGCGCCGATGGCTGA
- a CDS encoding 3-oxoacyl-ACP synthase III, whose product MLFQHVAIAGLAHVDAPRRLSSDEINARLKPTLDRLNIKVDVLQDIAGIHARRLWDGEVQASDAATLAGVKALADAGIEPSRVGLLVNTSVSRDFLEPSTASIVSGNLGLGDECQNFDVANACLAFLNGMDIASRMIERGEIEYALVVDGETANLAYDKTMERLMHPDVTEEQFRNELATLTLGCGAAAMVLARAELAPGAPRYRGGVTRAATQWNGLCRGNLDQMVTDTRMLLIEGLKLAQKTFIAAKIALGWVVEEMDEFVIHQVSKAHTAAFIKAFGIDPKKVMTIFGEHGNIGPASVPIVLSKLREMGRLKKGDRVALLGIGSGLNCSMAEVVW is encoded by the coding sequence ATGCTGTTCCAACATGTCGCCATCGCCGGCCTCGCCCATGTCGATGCCCCGCGCCGGCTGTCCAGCGATGAAATCAACGCCCGCCTGAAGCCCACCCTCGACCGCCTCAACATCAAGGTCGACGTGCTGCAGGACATCGCCGGCATCCATGCCCGCCGCCTGTGGGACGGCGAAGTCCAGGCTTCCGACGCCGCCACCCTGGCCGGCGTCAAGGCGCTGGCCGATGCCGGCATCGAACCCAGCCGCGTCGGCCTGCTGGTCAACACGTCGGTCAGCCGCGACTTCCTGGAGCCGAGCACGGCCTCGATCGTCAGCGGCAACCTGGGCCTGGGCGACGAGTGCCAGAACTTCGACGTGGCCAACGCCTGTCTCGCGTTCCTCAACGGCATGGACATCGCCAGCCGCATGATCGAGCGCGGCGAGATCGAATACGCGCTGGTCGTGGATGGCGAAACCGCGAACCTGGCCTACGACAAGACCATGGAACGGCTGATGCACCCGGACGTCACCGAGGAGCAGTTCCGCAACGAACTGGCCACCCTGACCCTGGGCTGCGGCGCCGCCGCGATGGTGCTCGCCCGCGCCGAACTGGCGCCCGGCGCGCCGCGTTACCGCGGCGGCGTGACCCGCGCGGCGACGCAATGGAATGGCCTGTGCCGCGGCAACCTCGACCAGATGGTCACCGACACGCGCATGCTGCTGATCGAAGGCCTGAAGCTGGCGCAGAAAACCTTCATCGCCGCCAAGATCGCCTTGGGCTGGGTGGTGGAGGAGATGGACGAGTTCGTCATCCACCAGGTCAGCAAGGCGCATACGGCGGCCTTCATCAAGGCCTTCGGCATCGATCCGAAGAAGGTCATGACCATCTTCGGCGAGCACGGCAACATCGGCCCGGCCTCGGTGCCGATCGTGTTGAGCAAGCTGCGCGAGATGGGCCGCCTGAAGAAGGGCGACCGCGTCGCGCTGCTGGGCATCGGCTCGGGCCTGAACTGCTCGATGGCCGAAGTGGTCTGGTAA
- a CDS encoding alpha/beta fold hydrolase, which yields MIYPDYSFTPRRFEVRPGIAMSYLDEGPRDGEVVVMLHGNPSWSYYWRHLTIGLRDRYRCIVPDHVGMGLSDKPGDDPASNPSYRYTLQSRVDDLAALLAHLKIDGPVTLAVHDWGGMIGFGWALSHAGQVERLVITNTAAFPLPAAKKMPWQLSFGRDSALGALAIRGFNAFSGIASHVGVERRMPADVRRAYVAPYDSWANRIATLRFVQDIPLTERDAAWPLVAEAGKRLHEFADRPAFIGWGLRDFVFDRHCLQGFTAALPHAEVTLFDDAGHYVLEDKHRELVPAIRAFLDRTAL from the coding sequence ATGATCTATCCCGACTACTCCTTCACCCCGCGGCGCTTCGAAGTGCGGCCCGGCATCGCGATGAGCTATCTCGACGAAGGCCCGCGCGACGGCGAGGTGGTCGTGATGCTGCACGGCAATCCGTCGTGGAGCTATTACTGGCGGCATCTGACGATCGGCTTGCGCGACCGCTACCGCTGCATCGTGCCCGATCATGTCGGCATGGGCCTGTCGGACAAGCCTGGCGACGATCCCGCTTCGAATCCGAGCTATCGTTACACGCTGCAATCGCGCGTCGACGATCTCGCCGCTCTGCTCGCCCACTTGAAGATCGATGGTCCGGTGACGCTTGCCGTGCACGACTGGGGCGGCATGATCGGCTTCGGCTGGGCCTTGTCGCATGCCGGGCAGGTCGAGCGGCTGGTGATCACCAATACCGCGGCGTTTCCCTTGCCGGCCGCGAAAAAGATGCCGTGGCAGTTGTCGTTCGGCCGCGATTCCGCGCTGGGCGCGCTGGCGATCCGCGGCTTCAATGCGTTTTCGGGCATCGCGTCCCATGTCGGCGTCGAAAGGCGCATGCCGGCGGACGTGCGCCGCGCTTATGTCGCGCCTTACGACTCGTGGGCGAACCGGATCGCGACGCTGCGCTTCGTGCAGGACATCCCGCTGACCGAGCGCGATGCGGCATGGCCATTGGTGGCCGAGGCCGGCAAGCGTCTGCATGAATTCGCCGATCGTCCGGCGTTTATCGGCTGGGGCCTGCGCGATTTCGTGTTCGACCGGCATTGCCTGCAAGGCTTCACCGCTGCCTTGCCGCACGCCGAGGTGACGCTTTTCGACGATGCCGGGCACTACGTGCTCGAAGACAAGCATCGCGAATTGGTGCCGGCGATCCGCGCTTTCCTCGACCGCACCGCCCTGTAG
- a CDS encoding EAL domain-containing response regulator → MPSSLYPVGLRVLVVDDDPMMVGIISTLLGDVGFRSLETADNGAAALDRLAAHPIELLICDLNMPGMDGIRLMSHVAALPNRPAIILLSGEDSRVLEVSRQFAEAKGLTILGVLRKPVNFEPLSEALQRYHPVGQASPRDSHEIRLSSDRVLAGLGAGSLRLVYQPKVDMQDGSLVGAEALLRWQDAEHGYVPAPEVIRAAESANLIDALTLSVLERTVHDRAAFLRAGIDINIAFNVSMHNLHNLAIIDQMSEIVAAARDQPECFTLEVTETHLMEDRAHVLEALIRSRLHGFKVAIDDYGTGAATMQFLMQLPSTELKIDRSFVAAAPRSEQGRVLFQSAIELGIRLGQTVIAEGVETEVEARLARELGCHLGQGYFYGRPMELDELIAWTPTHPVE, encoded by the coding sequence GTGCCTAGCTCGCTATACCCGGTCGGATTGAGAGTTCTGGTCGTCGATGACGACCCGATGATGGTGGGCATCATCTCGACATTACTCGGCGATGTCGGTTTTCGGTCCTTGGAGACCGCGGACAATGGCGCAGCCGCCCTCGATCGACTGGCGGCCCATCCCATCGAACTGCTGATATGCGATCTCAACATGCCCGGCATGGACGGGATTCGCTTGATGAGCCATGTCGCGGCACTGCCGAATAGGCCGGCCATCATCCTGCTCAGTGGCGAGGACTCTCGGGTCCTGGAGGTAAGCCGGCAGTTCGCCGAAGCAAAGGGGCTGACGATTCTCGGGGTGCTGCGCAAACCCGTGAACTTCGAGCCCCTCTCAGAAGCGTTGCAGCGATACCACCCCGTTGGCCAAGCATCGCCTCGGGATTCGCATGAAATAAGGCTCAGCAGCGATAGGGTCCTTGCCGGCTTAGGCGCCGGTTCCCTGCGCCTGGTCTATCAGCCCAAGGTGGATATGCAGGACGGCTCACTCGTCGGCGCCGAAGCCCTGCTGCGGTGGCAAGATGCGGAGCATGGCTATGTTCCGGCTCCCGAGGTGATCCGGGCCGCCGAAAGCGCGAACCTCATCGACGCACTCACGCTGTCCGTCCTTGAACGTACCGTCCATGACCGCGCGGCATTCTTGCGGGCAGGCATCGATATCAACATTGCCTTCAATGTGTCGATGCACAATCTGCACAACCTGGCGATCATCGACCAAATGTCGGAGATCGTCGCTGCCGCACGCGATCAGCCGGAATGCTTCACTCTGGAAGTGACCGAGACGCATCTGATGGAAGATCGGGCACACGTGCTCGAAGCATTGATCCGTTCTCGCCTTCATGGCTTCAAGGTCGCTATAGACGACTACGGCACGGGCGCGGCGACGATGCAGTTCCTCATGCAGCTGCCTAGCACGGAACTGAAGATCGACCGTAGCTTCGTCGCTGCCGCGCCGCGCAGTGAGCAAGGACGCGTCCTGTTCCAGTCGGCCATCGAGTTGGGTATTCGGCTCGGCCAGACCGTCATTGCCGAAGGCGTGGAAACGGAAGTCGAAGCCCGGCTAGCGCGTGAGCTGGGTTGTCATCTTGGTCAAGGCTATTTTTACGGCCGACCGATGGAGCTCGATGAATTGATCGCTTGGACCCCGACGCATCCGGTCGAGTGA
- a CDS encoding tRNA (cytidine(34)-2'-O)-methyltransferase, protein MFDVILYQPEIPPNTGNAIRLCANTGAHLHLIAPLGFALEDKQLRRAGLDYHEYATLQVHDTLDAALAKISPSRLFALSTRNSTRYDQPRYAAGDAFLFGPETRGLPDDVLAAIPPMQRLRLPMRPDNRSLNLSNAVAVVVYEAWRQLEFAGAAP, encoded by the coding sequence ATGTTCGACGTCATCCTCTACCAGCCCGAGATCCCGCCCAACACCGGCAACGCGATCCGCCTGTGCGCCAACACCGGTGCGCACCTGCACCTGATCGCGCCGCTGGGTTTCGCGCTGGAAGACAAGCAACTGCGGCGCGCGGGGCTGGATTACCACGAATACGCCACGCTGCAGGTGCACGACACGCTGGACGCCGCATTGGCGAAAATATCGCCATCGCGTCTGTTTGCGCTAAGCACGCGCAACAGCACGCGTTACGACCAGCCTCGGTACGCCGCCGGCGACGCTTTTTTGTTCGGACCGGAAACGCGCGGACTGCCCGACGACGTATTGGCCGCGATTCCGCCGATGCAGCGATTGCGGCTGCCGATGCGCCCGGACAACCGCAGCTTGAACCTTTCGAACGCCGTCGCCGTGGTCGTATACGAAGCTTGGCGCCAGCTCGAATTCGCAGGCGCTGCGCCATGA
- a CDS encoding SDR family oxidoreductase, which yields MPTRHSLVTGANRGLGLEFVRQLLARGDRVVAACRHPGKASALNQLTGQHPGRLHVLPLDVADPKAHAELAKELDLLGDGEHYRLGLLVNNAGVLHSGERFGRVSAAHLEDSFRTNAMGPFLLTQALADKLADGAKVANITSELGSIAGLGRFGTPSYNISKAALNMAGALLAKALAERGIAVAMLHPGWAQTDMGGDNASLPVAESVQGLLRVIDALTPKQSGSYLDWQGQTLPW from the coding sequence ATGCCGACCCGACACAGCCTGGTCACCGGCGCCAATCGCGGCCTGGGGCTGGAGTTCGTACGCCAGTTGCTGGCGCGCGGCGACCGCGTGGTCGCCGCCTGCCGGCACCCGGGCAAGGCCTCGGCGCTCAACCAGCTGACCGGCCAGCATCCTGGACGGTTGCACGTGCTGCCGCTGGACGTGGCCGATCCCAAGGCCCATGCCGAACTGGCCAAGGAACTGGACCTGCTCGGCGACGGCGAGCACTACCGCCTCGGCCTGCTGGTCAACAACGCCGGCGTGCTGCATTCGGGCGAACGCTTCGGCCGGGTGAGCGCCGCCCATCTGGAAGACAGCTTCCGCACCAATGCGATGGGTCCGTTCCTGCTGACCCAGGCCTTGGCCGATAAATTGGCCGACGGTGCGAAGGTCGCCAACATCACCTCCGAACTGGGCTCCATCGCCGGGCTCGGTCGCTTCGGCACGCCCAGTTACAACATCAGCAAGGCAGCCTTGAACATGGCCGGCGCACTGCTGGCCAAGGCTTTGGCCGAACGCGGCATCGCCGTGGCGATGCTGCATCCGGGCTGGGCGCAGACCGACATGGGCGGCGATAACGCCAGTTTGCCGGTGGCCGAGTCGGTGCAGGGATTGTTGCGTGTGATCGATGCGCTGACGCCGAAACAGAGCGGCTCGTACCTGGATTGGCAGGGCCAAACGCTGCCCTGGTAG
- a CDS encoding M16 family metallopeptidase, giving the protein MSQIHRPRAVLYATVLAALIGGCSQTSAPDQAQGSSATPAAAKAAAEVDIAYEEFTLPNGLRVIVHTDRKAPIVAVNLWYHVGSKDEPAGRTGFAHLFEHLMFNGSENHKGEFFEPFELVGATSMNGTTWLDRTNYFENVPTSALDMALWMESDRMGHLLGAIDQKTLDEQRGVVQNEKRQGENQPYGQADDEIYKALYPKSHPYHHSTIGSMADLNAASLDDVKQWFRTWYGPNNAVLVLAGDIDVATAKAKVAKYFGDIPATPTMKRQPVTEGAHAEATRATMTDKVPQARIYRAWSIAKYGDPDMERLQLFAQVLGGSKSSRLNKRLVFDDKLVDEVSAYVYPFELSSTLYIQADVKEGVDPAKVEAVIDEELKKLLAEGPTDTELKQAQTVFKASFVRGVERIGGFGGKADALAECAVYTGNPGCFRDSLKAIADAKAADLKGSGEKYLSRGGHTLVVLPGARQEIPEDVAATPEPMTLPPVDPKFTVTASDVDRSKGVPTTATFPELKFPEQQRATLKNGTRLILAERHDVPVVQMTYLFNGGYSADLGRKLGTSSFSMSMLDEGAGDLDALAFGDRRESLGANVSAGASLDGGTASLSALKENLEPSLQLFADMLRKPRFDQKEIDRVRATWIAGIKQEKAQPQGAALRVLPPLLYGDGHPYGIPFSGSGSEASIASLNRDDMVAFHRDWVRPEGATLIVVGDTTLAEIVPLLDKHLGDWKSEGAASAAKAVAAVERPAKPRVYLIDQPGAVQANIFAGEVVPSSADAGAVRFDIANSVLGGEFSSRLNMNLREDKHWAYGAYSFAPNAQGQRPWLAFAPVQIDRTADSLKEMQREISEYASGTVPPKPEEVAKIQATEIRGLPGSYETAAAVLGTIASNVRYGRPDDYVFKRKAEIEALTPEQVKAAAATIDPAKLTWVVVGDLSKIEKPVRALNLGEISIVDADGKPAGKK; this is encoded by the coding sequence ATGTCCCAGATCCATCGGCCGCGCGCCGTGTTGTACGCCACCGTCCTCGCCGCATTGATCGGCGGCTGCTCGCAGACGTCGGCGCCGGACCAGGCGCAGGGTTCGTCCGCGACGCCTGCGGCGGCCAAGGCCGCGGCCGAAGTCGACATCGCGTACGAAGAGTTCACCCTGCCCAACGGCCTGCGCGTGATCGTGCACACCGACCGCAAGGCGCCGATCGTGGCGGTGAACCTGTGGTACCACGTCGGCAGCAAGGACGAACCGGCCGGCCGCACCGGCTTCGCGCACTTGTTCGAGCACCTGATGTTCAACGGCTCGGAAAACCACAAGGGCGAATTCTTCGAACCCTTCGAACTGGTCGGCGCGACCAGCATGAACGGCACCACCTGGCTGGACCGCACGAATTATTTCGAGAACGTGCCGACCAGCGCGCTCGACATGGCGCTGTGGATGGAATCGGACCGCATGGGCCACCTGCTCGGCGCGATCGATCAGAAGACGCTCGATGAGCAGCGCGGCGTCGTCCAGAACGAGAAGCGCCAGGGCGAGAACCAGCCGTACGGCCAGGCCGACGACGAGATCTACAAGGCGCTGTATCCCAAGAGCCATCCCTACCACCACAGCACCATCGGCTCGATGGCCGACTTGAACGCGGCCTCGCTCGACGACGTGAAGCAGTGGTTCCGCACCTGGTACGGCCCGAACAACGCGGTGCTGGTGCTGGCCGGCGACATCGACGTGGCCACCGCCAAGGCCAAGGTCGCCAAGTATTTCGGCGACATCCCGGCCACCCCGACCATGAAGCGCCAGCCGGTGACCGAAGGCGCGCACGCCGAAGCCACGCGCGCGACGATGACCGACAAGGTGCCGCAGGCGCGCATCTACCGCGCCTGGAGCATCGCCAAGTACGGCGATCCGGACATGGAACGCCTGCAGTTGTTCGCGCAGGTGCTGGGCGGCAGCAAGAGCTCGCGCCTCAACAAGCGGCTGGTGTTCGACGACAAGCTGGTCGACGAGGTCAGCGCCTATGTCTACCCGTTCGAGCTGAGTTCGACGCTCTATATCCAGGCCGACGTCAAGGAAGGCGTGGATCCGGCGAAAGTGGAAGCGGTGATCGACGAAGAGCTGAAGAAGCTGCTCGCCGAAGGCCCCACCGACACCGAGCTCAAGCAGGCGCAGACGGTCTTCAAGGCCAGCTTCGTGCGCGGCGTCGAACGCATCGGCGGCTTCGGCGGCAAGGCCGACGCGCTGGCCGAATGCGCGGTCTACACCGGCAATCCGGGTTGCTTCCGCGACAGCCTGAAGGCCATCGCCGACGCCAAGGCCGCCGACCTGAAGGGCAGCGGCGAGAAATACCTGAGTCGCGGCGGCCACACGTTGGTGGTGCTGCCCGGCGCGCGCCAGGAAATCCCGGAAGACGTGGCGGCGACGCCCGAACCGATGACGCTGCCGCCGGTCGATCCGAAGTTCACCGTGACCGCCAGCGACGTCGACCGCAGCAAGGGAGTGCCGACCACGGCCACGTTCCCCGAGCTGAAATTCCCCGAACAGCAGCGCGCCACGCTGAAGAACGGCACCCGGCTGATCCTGGCCGAGCGCCACGACGTGCCGGTGGTGCAGATGACCTACCTGTTCAACGGCGGCTACAGCGCCGACCTGGGCCGCAAGCTGGGCACCTCCAGCTTCTCGATGTCGATGCTCGACGAAGGCGCCGGCGATCTGGACGCGCTGGCGTTCGGCGACCGCCGCGAATCGCTTGGCGCCAACGTCAGCGCCGGCGCCTCGCTCGACGGCGGCACCGCGTCGTTGTCCGCGCTGAAGGAGAACCTGGAGCCGTCGTTGCAACTGTTCGCCGACATGCTGCGCAAGCCGCGCTTCGACCAGAAGGAAATCGACCGCGTCCGCGCCACCTGGATCGCCGGCATCAAGCAGGAGAAGGCGCAGCCGCAAGGCGCCGCGCTGCGCGTGCTGCCGCCGCTGCTGTACGGCGACGGCCACCCTTACGGCATTCCGTTCAGCGGCAGCGGCAGCGAGGCTTCGATCGCTTCGTTGAACCGCGACGACATGGTCGCCTTCCATCGCGATTGGGTGCGGCCGGAGGGCGCCACCCTGATCGTGGTCGGCGATACCACGCTGGCCGAGATCGTGCCGTTGCTGGACAAGCACCTGGGCGACTGGAAGAGCGAAGGCGCCGCCTCCGCCGCCAAAGCCGTGGCCGCGGTCGAGCGGCCGGCCAAGCCGCGCGTCTATCTGATCGACCAGCCCGGCGCGGTGCAGGCGAATATCTTCGCCGGCGAAGTGGTGCCGTCCAGCGCCGATGCCGGCGCAGTCCGCTTCGATATCGCCAATTCGGTGCTCGGCGGCGAGTTCTCTTCGCGCCTGAACATGAACCTGCGCGAAGACAAGCATTGGGCTTACGGCGCTTATAGCTTCGCCCCGAACGCGCAGGGCCAGCGGCCGTGGCTGGCGTTCGCGCCGGTGCAGATCGACCGCACCGCGGACTCGCTGAAGGAAATGCAGCGCGAGATCAGCGAATACGCCAGCGGCACCGTGCCGCCCAAGCCCGAGGAAGTGGCCAAGATCCAGGCCACCGAGATCCGCGGCCTGCCCGGTTCCTACGAAACCGCCGCGGCCGTGCTGGGCACCATCGCCAGCAACGTGCGCTACGGACGTCCGGACGATTACGTATTCAAGCGTAAGGCCGAGATCGAAGCGCTGACGCCGGAGCAGGTGAAGGCCGCGGCGGCGACCATCGATCCGGCCAAATTGACTTGGGTGGTGGTCGGCGACCTGTCCAAGATCGAGAAGCCGGTGCGCGCGCTGAACCTGGGCGAGATTTCGATCGTCGACGCGGACGGCAAGCCGGCCGGCAAGAAGTAA
- the ntrC gene encoding nitrogen regulation protein NR(I) has translation MAETTRVWVVDDDRAVRFVLATALREAGYEVDGFDSAQAALDALHARPAPDLLFTDVRMPGEGGLALLEKLKAAHPRLPVIVMSAYTDIASTAGAFRGGAHEFLSKPFDLDDAVALAERVLPKGAAPAAPAAMTITAETARAEALIGSTPAMRALFRSIGRLAQAPVSVLITGETGTGKELVARALHRESPRARKPFVALNTAAIPAELLESELFGHEAGAFTGAQKRHVGRFEQADGGSLFLDEIGDMPLPLQTRLLRVLAEGEFFRVGGRELIRVDVRVIAATHQPLEMLVADGRFRADLLHRLDVVRLQLPPLRERREDVPELAEAFLHSAARKLGAPAKRFAKGAMERLQAHDWPGNVRELENLCWRLAALAPGEAITRADVDEAIAAKAPAAIDGAAAWESALAAWARAQLQQGNEGIHAEARERFDRALLEAALAHTGGRRSEAATRLGLGRNTLTRKLGPGRKRR, from the coding sequence ATGGCTGAGACCACGCGCGTCTGGGTGGTCGACGACGACCGCGCCGTGCGCTTCGTACTGGCGACGGCGCTGCGCGAGGCCGGCTACGAAGTCGATGGCTTCGATTCGGCGCAGGCGGCGCTCGACGCCTTGCACGCGCGCCCGGCGCCGGACCTGCTGTTCACCGACGTGCGCATGCCCGGCGAAGGCGGCCTGGCGTTGCTCGAGAAGCTGAAGGCCGCGCATCCGCGGCTGCCGGTGATCGTGATGTCGGCGTATACCGATATCGCCAGCACCGCGGGCGCCTTCCGCGGCGGCGCGCACGAATTCCTGTCCAAGCCTTTCGATCTGGACGATGCGGTCGCGCTGGCCGAACGCGTGTTGCCCAAAGGCGCCGCGCCCGCCGCTCCGGCCGCCATGACGATAACGGCCGAGACGGCGCGGGCCGAAGCGCTGATCGGCAGCACGCCGGCGATGCGCGCGTTGTTCCGCAGCATCGGCCGCCTGGCGCAGGCGCCGGTATCGGTGCTGATCACCGGCGAGACCGGCACGGGCAAAGAACTGGTCGCGCGCGCCCTGCATCGCGAATCGCCGCGCGCGCGCAAGCCGTTCGTCGCGCTCAATACGGCCGCGATCCCGGCCGAACTGCTGGAGAGCGAACTGTTCGGCCACGAAGCCGGGGCGTTCACCGGCGCGCAGAAGCGACATGTCGGCCGCTTCGAACAGGCCGACGGCGGCAGCCTGTTCCTCGACGAGATCGGCGACATGCCGCTGCCGCTGCAGACGCGGCTGCTGCGGGTGCTGGCCGAGGGCGAGTTCTTCCGCGTCGGCGGCCGCGAACTGATCCGCGTCGACGTGCGCGTGATCGCGGCCACCCATCAACCTTTGGAAATGCTGGTCGCCGACGGCCGCTTTCGCGCCGACCTACTGCACCGCCTGGACGTGGTGCGCCTGCAATTGCCGCCGCTGCGCGAGCGCCGCGAGGACGTGCCCGAACTGGCCGAAGCCTTCCTGCATTCGGCCGCTCGCAAGCTCGGCGCGCCGGCCAAGCGGTTCGCCAAAGGCGCGATGGAGCGATTGCAGGCGCACGACTGGCCCGGCAACGTGCGCGAACTGGAAAACCTGTGTTGGCGCTTGGCGGCGCTGGCGCCGGGCGAGGCGATCACGCGCGCCGACGTGGACGAAGCGATCGCCGCGAAGGCACCGGCCGCGATCGACGGCGCTGCGGCATGGGAATCCGCGCTCGCCGCCTGGGCGCGAGCGCAATTACAGCAGGGCAACGAAGGCATCCACGCCGAAGCGCGCGAACGATTCGACCGCGCCCTGCTCGAGGCCGCGCTCGCGCACACCGGCGGCCGGCGCAGCGAAGCGGCCACGCGGCTGGGCCTGGGCCGCAATACGCTGACCCGCAAACTCGGCCCTGGCCGCAAACGGCGCTGA
- a CDS encoding response regulator, giving the protein MSKVQTPARFLIADDHPIIVVALAEMLKSALGQDRILVDSVTDSDSLIFRLQAEAWDYLVLDLHMPGRLKSVPLLQAILTMQPRLCVVIYTGVRHPCLAQTLLDMGARAFVSKSSGPQVAIEAISNVVAGDAYVDPVIDLEAAKNHPWHQLTSGERAVVIALARGENLQAIAIDSDRSYKTVTTHKYNALRKLGLRSKDELGQYLEHHGLDYLLQ; this is encoded by the coding sequence GTGAGTAAAGTCCAAACGCCTGCAAGATTCCTGATCGCTGACGACCATCCGATCATCGTCGTCGCGCTCGCCGAGATGCTGAAATCCGCGCTGGGCCAAGATAGGATCTTGGTCGATTCTGTTACGGATAGCGACAGCCTAATTTTTCGCCTTCAAGCCGAGGCCTGGGACTATTTGGTGCTGGACCTGCACATGCCAGGCCGCCTGAAGAGTGTTCCGTTACTGCAGGCAATTCTGACCATGCAGCCCCGCCTGTGCGTAGTGATTTACACAGGGGTGAGGCACCCATGTCTCGCCCAGACCCTGCTTGACATGGGTGCTCGCGCCTTCGTATCTAAGTCAAGCGGCCCGCAAGTCGCGATCGAGGCAATCAGCAACGTAGTTGCTGGAGATGCGTACGTGGATCCGGTCATTGATCTTGAGGCGGCCAAGAATCATCCATGGCATCAGCTGACTTCTGGTGAGCGTGCGGTCGTGATCGCATTAGCGCGGGGAGAGAACCTGCAGGCTATCGCCATCGACAGCGATCGCAGTTACAAGACTGTTACCACCCACAAGTACAACGCACTGCGCAAACTTGGCTTGAGGTCGAAGGATGAACTCGGTCAATACCTAGAGCATCATGGGCTCGACTATTTGCTCCAGTGA